From a region of the Halorubrum sp. BV1 genome:
- a CDS encoding ABC transporter permease — MPIRDLVPTTSSGPVDAVMDNHIVRNFVGGLRVMLNDRTTAAYFWILVGITILGIFGPIVAPYGIEQTHYSQSGEVLSAASPSLAHPLGTTFAGYDVLSRLLVGARPTVITGILGGGLILTIGTTIGITAGYVGGRTETILMRFTDFAYGVPLIPFGIVMITFLGVGFLSSILVIGLILWRGGARVIRAQTLQIKQYPFVKVAKATGASRRRIIIKHILPNVAPMAIFFLALGVGYAIMLQASLTFLGVASPFTPSWGVMIRNAFNSGYMSEAWWWSLTPGLLIGITVLSTFMFGRGYEDLITADGESVESDTVAA, encoded by the coding sequence ATGCCAATACGTGACTTGGTCCCGACCACCAGCTCCGGGCCGGTGGACGCAGTAATGGACAACCACATCGTCCGAAACTTCGTCGGTGGATTGCGGGTGATGCTCAACGATAGAACGACCGCCGCGTACTTTTGGATACTCGTCGGGATCACGATCCTCGGCATCTTCGGTCCGATAGTCGCCCCCTACGGCATCGAGCAGACACACTACAGCCAGAGCGGCGAGGTACTGAGCGCCGCGTCGCCCTCGCTTGCGCATCCCCTCGGGACGACGTTCGCGGGCTACGACGTGCTTTCACGGCTCTTGGTCGGAGCCCGTCCGACCGTGATCACGGGCATTCTCGGTGGCGGGCTAATCCTCACGATTGGGACCACGATCGGGATCACTGCCGGCTACGTCGGCGGGCGCACCGAGACGATCCTGATGCGTTTCACCGACTTCGCGTACGGCGTGCCGCTCATCCCCTTTGGCATCGTGATGATCACCTTTCTCGGAGTCGGGTTTCTTTCTTCGATTCTCGTCATCGGCTTGATCTTGTGGCGGGGCGGGGCTCGGGTGATACGCGCTCAGACCCTACAGATCAAGCAGTACCCGTTCGTCAAGGTCGCCAAGGCGACGGGAGCGAGCAGACGGCGGATCATCATCAAACACATCCTCCCGAACGTAGCGCCGATGGCCATCTTCTTTCTGGCGCTCGGCGTCGGCTACGCGATCATGCTTCAGGCCAGCCTCACCTTCCTCGGCGTCGCGTCGCCGTTCACGCCGTCGTGGGGAGTCATGATCCGGAACGCGTTCAACTCCGGCTACATGTCTGAGGCGTGGTGGTGGTCGCTGACGCCCGGTCTCCTGATCGGTATCACGGTGCTCTCGACGTTCATGTTCGGACGGGGATACGAG